The following proteins are encoded in a genomic region of Oncorhynchus gorbuscha isolate QuinsamMale2020 ecotype Even-year linkage group LG11, OgorEven_v1.0, whole genome shotgun sequence:
- the LOC124048498 gene encoding uncharacterized protein LOC124048498 isoform X1 produces the protein MIQQERIPQAIRCMDILCQCDPVVETPVNRACGRTGVACRMSDSPHEKQCMINATLRQGDLLGVMYSLTLGIVKDDRGLQQEGKKDPRTITTRAMTYSPCFYPEGEVSTGASELGQSDRSCFSISRPSDFSTATTITERVGCLPTDFISLALINGTLVTLIMLL, from the exons ATGA TCCAACAGGAGCGCATCCCTCAGGCCATCCGGTGCATGGACATCCTGTGCCAGTGTGATCCGGTTGTGGAGACTCCAGTAAATCGAGCCTGTGGCCGGACAG GCGTGGCATGCAGAATGTCAGACTCACCCCACGAGAAGCAGTGCATGATCAACGCCACCCTTCGGCAAGGGGATCTGCTGGGAGTGATGTACTCTCTCACTCTGGGT ATAGTCAAGGATGATCGGGGTCTTCAGCAA gaaggcaaaaaagatccaaggacaataaccacccgggCCATGACCTATTCACCCTGCTTctatccagaaggtgaggtcagtacaggtgcatcggAACTGGGACAGagcgatagaagctgtttttcaatctcaaggccatcagattttTCAACGGCCACCACTATCACAGAGAGGGtcggctgcctacctacagactttaTATCATTggctttaataaatggaacactagtcactttaataatgctacTTTAA
- the LOC124048498 gene encoding uncharacterized protein LOC124048498 isoform X2, whose amino-acid sequence MIQQERIPQAIRCMDILCQCDPVVETPVNRACGRTGVACRMSDSPHEKQCMINATLRQGDLLGVMYSLTLGIVKDDRGLQQEGKKDPRTITTRAMTYSPCFYPEGTGRRSNMSLPEFVMLWRLWWSTQ is encoded by the exons ATGA TCCAACAGGAGCGCATCCCTCAGGCCATCCGGTGCATGGACATCCTGTGCCAGTGTGATCCGGTTGTGGAGACTCCAGTAAATCGAGCCTGTGGCCGGACAG GCGTGGCATGCAGAATGTCAGACTCACCCCACGAGAAGCAGTGCATGATCAACGCCACCCTTCGGCAAGGGGATCTGCTGGGAGTGATGTACTCTCTCACTCTGGGT ATAGTCAAGGATGATCGGGGTCTTCAGCAA gaaggcaaaaaagatccaaggacaataaccacccgggCCATGACCTATTCACCCTGCTTctatccagaag GTACTGGCAGGAGGAGCAATATGAGTCTGCCAGAGTTTGTCATGTTATGGAGGCTTTGGTGGTCCACACAATGA
- the LOC124048498 gene encoding uncharacterized protein LOC124048498 isoform X4, giving the protein MIQQERIPQAIRCMDILCQCDPVVETPVNRACGRTGVACRMSDSPHEKQCMINATLRQGDLLGVMYSLTLGIVKDDRGLQQEGKKDPRTITTRAMTYSPCFYPEGEVLAGGAI; this is encoded by the exons ATGA TCCAACAGGAGCGCATCCCTCAGGCCATCCGGTGCATGGACATCCTGTGCCAGTGTGATCCGGTTGTGGAGACTCCAGTAAATCGAGCCTGTGGCCGGACAG GCGTGGCATGCAGAATGTCAGACTCACCCCACGAGAAGCAGTGCATGATCAACGCCACCCTTCGGCAAGGGGATCTGCTGGGAGTGATGTACTCTCTCACTCTGGGT ATAGTCAAGGATGATCGGGGTCTTCAGCAA gaaggcaaaaaagatccaaggacaataaccacccgggCCATGACCTATTCACCCTGCTTctatccagaaggtgag GTACTGGCAGGAGGAGCAATATGA